The nucleotide window TTCTCCAAGGTAGACGGATGATTTGAGGCAGCCTTCTTGTCCAAACACAAAAGCCTTGTGAACAGTCCTGGTTCCGGTTAGTTGAAACAGTTCAAACAAGACAGCAACTTTGTTTTCCTCATCAACAAAGAAGCTCCCACCAGAACGTGGGGTACAGAGCTCAAAACCGTAGCTCCCGAAGGGCCCCGTTTCCACTCGCAAAAATTTGCTCCAGGACGCACGGTTGGGGTCAACAGTAAGGGTAACCCAAATCTCAAAGAAGCCAGATTCATAACCACCAAAAAGGACCGCAAGCTGCTCATCATCACCTCCTCTAAGGAAGGTTGAGAGGGTCACGCAGTCACCATTGTAACTGTTGAAAGAGTCATTAAAAGGAATAGGGAGGCGTGGTCCAAACCTCTCTTTGGTAAAATCAAAACAGAGNNNNNNNNNNNNNNNNNNNNNNNNNNNNNNNNNNNNNNNNNNNNNNNNNNNNNNNNNNNNNNNNNNNNNNNNNNNNNNNNNNNNNNNNNNNNNNNNNNNNNNNNNNNNNNNNNNNNNNNNNNNNNNNNNNNNNNNNNNNNNNNN belongs to Brassica oleracea var. oleracea cultivar TO1000 unplaced genomic scaffold, BOL UnpScaffold00576, whole genome shotgun sequence and includes:
- the LOC106319678 gene encoding F-box/kelch-repeat protein At1g24800-like; amino-acid sequence: YNGDCVTLSTFLRGGDDEQLAVLFGGYESGFFEIWVTLTVDPNRASWSKFLRVETGPFGSYGFELCTPRSGGSFFVDEENKVAVLFELFQLTGTRTVHKAFVFGQEGCLKSSVYLGEALILENRNPITNNIRHAARPPLVCSSPYRPSLVQVNHPLVHKRKRMFPSAAQRSSVVKLSKRMSPPAQ